ACCGCACGTCGCTTGACATACCTGCGGTGCAGGATAATATTTTAAAGAGAATTAAATTATCCGGAAAACCAATTGTCCTCGTATTGTTGAATGGCAGTCCGTTATCCGTACAATGGGCAGATAAAAATGCCGATGCAATTCTTGAAACATGGTATCCGGGTGAAGAAGGTGGAAATGCCATAGCAGACGTCATTTTTGGTAACTATAATCCGGCAGGACGCCTTCCTCTTACGTTCTATGCATCGGTCCTTGATCTTCCTCCGTTTGAAGATTACAATATGAAAGGTAGAACATATCGCTACTTCAACGGTACTCCTCTCTATGAGTTTGGTTACGGCTTGAGTTATACAACCTTCATGTATTCAAATATAAAGGCGCCGTCAACTATCAGAACAAATGAGAATGTACACATATCGGTTGAAGTTGAAAACACGGGAAAGATGGACGGCGATGAGGTTATTGAATTGTATACAAAGATACTCGATGCCAAGGTGCCTGTACCCATTCACACACTTCAGGGTTTCAAGCGTATTTTCCTTACGAAGGGGGAGAAGAAAATTGTTGAATTCAATTTGAAGCCCGAACAGTTTTCTATAATAAACGATAAGAATCAACGGGTAGTCGAACCGGGAAGTATTCAGCTCTCCATTGGGGGCTGCCAACCTTCGCAAAAGGCTTTGAGCTCAAGTGATGTACTCAGAACCAAGCTGGAAGTAACAGGAGTAGTAAATGTAATCGAATAAAATGTGTCTTTTTCTTTCGTATGGATATCGTCACACGTTAAATATTTTTAGGTAGTCGATTTCATCATGTATGAGAATGCCGTAAGAGAAATGAGTTCGATGAAGGCAGTTGGAAGGTATGAGATTAACCTTATGAAAATAACTCACCGACTGTATAGTCTCATTTTTCTATTTATGACAGCAATTTTCATCTCATCTGCAGACCTTAGGGCATTTGATACAGATGATTCCGTCAAAGCAGAGCATTCATTATTTATCCAAGGAAAAATCATGAAAGATACTTTACAGCTCCCCTATCTCAAGAAAATCGGACAGCGCGGCAAGATTACTATTTGGGTCGTTGATGGAACCTATGTACGAACGCATCTCGACGAAGAGTTCACAAACTACGGCGAGCATTATGGCTTCAAGTGCATTCCAAAAGATGAATTTTGGCTCGATAAAGAAGCCGCAGAAGACGAGCAGCAATTCTTTATCGATCACCTGCTCGTTGAATATCGTTTGGTTGAGAAAGGTGTGCCCTATGATGACGCATTGGTAAAAGCAGATAAAGCAGAGATGGCAGAACGCAAAAAAGCTGGTGATGTGGAAAAGATCACCAAAGGAGGGAATCTCCCCGATCCTACAAAAGCACATGTAAAACTTTGGAAGAAACTCGAATCGGGTGTAAGCGTCTGGATTATCGATGGCAGACTCGTGCGCAGTGTCTTTGATATTGACTTTACAGAAGGTGGACATGATCACGTGTACGAATTTGTACCGCAGAACGAAGTTTGGATTGACAATGACCTTGAAGAAGCAGAACGTCCGTATGTCCTTCTTCATGAACTACATGAACGAAACCTCATGGCAAAGGGTTGGACGTACACTAAAGCACATGAAGATTCAAGCAAACTCGAATACTATTGCCGGCATCATCCTGCTGAATTGCATGCGATGCTGGCACAAGAAGGTTGGGAATGAACAAAACGAGCCGATCTTTTGCTCACCTCCCTTTCAATCCTAATAATTTATCGTACGTCTTTTTGTTCTTGAGAATATTGATTGCGGTCTGCAATTGCTTATCGGTGGCAAACATTGATTCAAATCGGGCTTTATCGCCTTTCATCCGTGCAAGGATTTCTGTTTTGAGCGCATCGCGGATATCCTCTTGATAACGATGAATCTGCTCACCTTTTCCAGATTTCAACTCTTTCTCCAATTTGCTGATACCGTCCAAAAAGGATTGATCGTACCGTGCATTCGTTGCAAGGGTACGCAGCTCTTTTAGTTTCATTTCTCCTTCATCTTGATACTCGAATCCTTTATCTTTAATGAACACTTCAAAGTCTTCAATCATTGCATCGGTGACTTCAAAAGTGTCTGGAATCGCTTTCTTCTCCGCAGCAAAATGATTGGCATACTTAAAGAACATAGACTTACGATTGAGTTCTTCAAGATACATGTTGCGCACAGTATCCGATACAATTGTATCCGGCAGAATACCTCCGCTCTCCCACACGCGCCTGTTATGCGCCGTGCGGAATTCACGTCTCAGACTGTCGGGCTTGGTTGTTACATTGCCGTCACCATCACGATGCCAATAATCAACTTCCTGGATGCACCTCCCGCTCGGTGTATAGTAACGTGCGGTTGTGATCTTGAGTGATGCATTTTCTGATAACCGGGAGATTGTCTGCACCAATCCTTTTCCAAACGTGCGTGTACCTACCAAAACACCTCGGTCGAGGTCCTGAATGGCACCTCCGACAATTTCGCTTGCGCTGGCACTAAACCGATTCACCAGCACTGCCGTCGGAATATCCTTCAGCATCTGTGTCTCTGAAGAGTAATATCTCCGTTCTGAATCGCTTTTACGTCCGTGCGTAGTAACTACAAGACTGCTTTCAGGAACGAACTTAGAAACCACTTCAACAGCGCTTTCGAGTAATCCACCAGGATTGTCGCGAAGATCAAGCACAATTCCCTTTAATTCTCCCTTTGCCCGCAAATCCTTGATAGTGTTGCGTAAATCTTCTCCTGCTGTCCGTGAAAATCTTTCGAGCCGAACATAACCGATGCCATCCACAACATATCCTGCATAAGCAATATTGTGCACGGAAATTTCTTCACGCATCAATACAAAGTCAATGGGTTTCTTTTCGCCTTCTCGTTCTATCTTCATTTTCAATTCTGTTCCAGGAGCGCCGCGTACAAACTGGCGAATAGCTTCCAGCGAAATCCCTTTTGTTGGTTTTCCTTCCACTTCAATAATTCTATCGCCAACTTCAACCCCTTGCTTTGCGGCAGAGAATCCTTCGAGTAAATTTATCACTGTCACATAACCATCACGCAGACCGATGGTAACACCAACGCCGCCGTATTTACCATTCGTAATGAGATCGATTTCATCGTTCTCTTTCTCACCAATGTACACTGTGTATGGATCCAGGGTTCTCAGCATTCCGTCGATGCCGGCGCGCATGAATTCTTCCGGATCGAGAGAATCAACATAATTGATAGTAATTTCTTTGTACACTTTGCTGTACGTGTCAATACCGCGGTAAATTTTCAAATAGTACTCGGCATCGCCGCCTTCTGAGACGAATCCGAAAAATGTCAGCGCCAAAAGAGGAACAAGAATAAAAACCGCACTATGCGTTTTGTTCCGTGAACTTAATCGTGTTCGATTCATACAACTTCGCTCCAAGATCATTTCTGTGTGGTGAGTGCTTTTGTCACATGCTGCCAGATAAGTTCATGCAGATCATCGATGGGCTGTAATCCATTTATGACGCAGTACCGGGATTCCGTCTTTGCAATTTGAAGGAATCCGTTTCTGGCGCGTTCGTAAAATTCAATGTTGTTCGATTCCATCCGATCCTTATTTGTTTTTGCTGAATGCATGCGTTTTTCAATTTCCCGTATGGGGATATCAAGAAAGAACGTCACATCGGGCGCTAATCCGCCAGTGGCATATCGGTTAATTGCATGGATCACTTCGAGTGGAATGCCTCTGCCAAAGCCTTGATATGCAGTCGTGGAATCATAATAGCGGTCGCAAATGACCACCATACCGGCCTCAAGCGCCGGACGCACAACCTCTTGAATCAACTGTGAGCGGCTTGCAGAGAAGAGAAATAACTCACTTGCTTCCGTCATACCATCGTTGTTTTTATCGAGCAGCATCTTGCGAATTTTTTCGCCTATGTCTGTGCCGCCCGGCTCGCGTAGAACGAGCACACGATGATCCTGCACTGTGAGACGATCGGCAAGCAGTTGTACTTGCGTTGACTTGCCTGAATAATCGAGACCTTCAAACGTGATGAGCATGGGAATGAATGCTGTGGCGAGTGGTTAAATAATTATC
The nucleotide sequence above comes from Ignavibacteriales bacterium. Encoded proteins:
- the tmk gene encoding dTMP kinase, giving the protein MLITFEGLDYSGKSTQVQLLADRLTVQDHRVLVLREPGGTDIGEKIRKMLLDKNNDGMTEASELFLFSASRSQLIQEVVRPALEAGMVVICDRYYDSTTAYQGFGRGIPLEVIHAINRYATGGLAPDVTFFLDIPIREIEKRMHSAKTNKDRMESNNIEFYERARNGFLQIAKTESRYCVINGLQPIDDLHELIWQHVTKALTTQK
- a CDS encoding S41 family peptidase → MNRTRLSSRNKTHSAVFILVPLLALTFFGFVSEGGDAEYYLKIYRGIDTYSKVYKEITINYVDSLDPEEFMRAGIDGMLRTLDPYTVYIGEKENDEIDLITNGKYGGVGVTIGLRDGYVTVINLLEGFSAAKQGVEVGDRIIEVEGKPTKGISLEAIRQFVRGAPGTELKMKIEREGEKKPIDFVLMREEISVHNIAYAGYVVDGIGYVRLERFSRTAGEDLRNTIKDLRAKGELKGIVLDLRDNPGGLLESAVEVVSKFVPESSLVVTTHGRKSDSERRYYSSETQMLKDIPTAVLVNRFSASASEIVGGAIQDLDRGVLVGTRTFGKGLVQTISRLSENASLKITTARYYTPSGRCIQEVDYWHRDGDGNVTTKPDSLRREFRTAHNRRVWESGGILPDTIVSDTVRNMYLEELNRKSMFFKYANHFAAEKKAIPDTFEVTDAMIEDFEVFIKDKGFEYQDEGEMKLKELRTLATNARYDQSFLDGISKLEKELKSGKGEQIHRYQEDIRDALKTEILARMKGDKARFESMFATDKQLQTAINILKNKKTYDKLLGLKGR